A single Ischnura elegans chromosome 13 unlocalized genomic scaffold, ioIscEleg1.1 SUPER_13_unloc_2, whole genome shotgun sequence DNA region contains:
- the LOC124172774 gene encoding uncharacterized protein LOC124172774, translating into MKEEIIIAVQSRPALWDKRNKHHHNRHVLDKEWKAVAAALNCTDKDVKLIWKNLRDEFRKQYSKTPRSGDAAPDSTSSWKFFDSMLFLRDQFVPRKSTGNLTDLSNDTNFDEGQLNDDFVEEQVDSLSVMDNEEGDRELTQIDIPSTPNQSGSNNSSPTPTLTSKRTTEEYTRTGYKKRLTNQAKIGQELVNIEKEKLKLKLNKVDEVNKNDEDVGFFNSLLPHVKTLDPRKKMMFRMKVQELLFDMAYSPEQEPSYKNRPSNPAMSHRYEYYPHTETSSFAHTSSHTPTPLTSPDIEEQHNVQKFTNM; encoded by the exons ATGAAGGAGGAAATAATTATCGCAGTGCAAAGTCGTCCAGCTCTGTGGGACAAAAGAAACAAACACCACCACAACCGTCACGTGTTGGACAAAGAATGGAAGGCTGTAGCAGCCGCATTGAACTGTAcag ataAAGATGTGAAGCTAATCTGGAAAAATCTGCGAGATGAATTCCGGAAGCAATATAGCAAAACTCCTAGATCTGGAGATGCAGCTCCAGACTCAACATCATCGTGGAAATTTTTTGATTCTATGCTTTTCCTCCGGGACCAATTCGTTCCGAGGAAATCAACAGGGAACCTGACTGATTTGTCCAACGACACTAACTTTGATGAAGGGCAACTGAACGACGATTTCGTTGAGGAGCAGGTGGATAGCCTTTCCGTGATGGATAACGAAGAAGGGGATCGTGAACTTACACAAATTGACATTCCGAGCACACCTAATCAAAGTGGAAGCAACAATTCGTCGCCTACACCTACACTTACATCAAAGAGAACCACGGAGGAGTACACCAGAACAGGGTACAAAAAACGATTAACAAATCAGGCAAAAATTGGCCAGGAATTAGTAAACATCgagaaagaaaaactaaaattaaaattgaacaaAGTGGATGAAGTTAACAAGAATGACGAAGATGTGGGTTTTTTTAACTCTCTACTACCACATGTAAAAACGTtggacccaagaaaaaaaatgatgttcAGGATGAAAGTTCAAGAATTATTATTCGACATGGCTTATTCACCGGAACAGGAACCATCGTACAAGAACCGTCCCTCAAACCCTGCCATGAGTCACCGGTATGAGTACTACCCTCACACTGAAACCAGTTCATTTGCCCACACTTCCTCTCATACACCGACTCCGCTAACATCACCAGATATTGAGGAACAACACAATGTCCAGAAATTTACTAACATGTaa